GATGGTGCAGGAcccaacaacattttttttatctcaCCTATGATTCAAAAACCCACCTTGCGTCTCCTAACCATGCCTCGACCTCACACACGCCGCTGCCATAGCCTTCAGCGGTTGCTTACTGTGTAAGTTCGATCGGACAGTCGCTTCTTCAGAGCCATACCCTCCTGAGCCTTCAAAACCTCGAAGATCTCCACCTAAAAGATAATAATACCGTCCAGAAATCTTTATGATTTGCTAACTTCATATTCGTGGTTATATTTATCGGGTGATTTGGAGACGTGTGGTTTTTAGTAGTAAATAAATCATGTATATGTTTGCCATTATGTAAGAATGAGCAACGAGTCTTGTCATTCTGAATAAGCCTATTCATTATGAAATGGCCAACCAAACTGAGTACAACCCAAAGTTTGGCCAGATTAAAATACCACAATTCTAAAAAACACTCCCTGAAGAATGTAAAGAATTTTCACCAACTTTGTGGTTATCAAATTTAagtcaaacaaattttttctgtGAAACCCAATTTTTATCGgcgtatttaatttttttcgccCACTAATTTCTGCCACACTTATTTCAatccttactgttttttaacTCTTTTTTAAATGTACCTTCCTATCTTTGACCTTGCATTTGTTATTCTCTTTgctattcataattttttttttggcttaaattAACCTGCAATTGGATTAAAAACATATTTacttatttttcaaatttatatgTTAAGGTTGTTTTATTTTAGAACATCAGATTGGCATTGCGAGCGAGCGGGGAAGAGGGATGGACAGCCATAAAACAAGAAAGTATGGTAAAAACATTGTTCAACAAACTTGTTTTGCATCACCATCAACAACATCACATGATCGCAAGACGAGCCCCCAATAAgcaattttttgttcaaatttatttatatttgcaaATGATTTCGGTGCGGCGATAGTGAGCGAAAAAGCGATTGAGAGTCTAAAACTCTGACACATTTAGTAGCAGCACCACCACCtctatgtatatacatatatacatacgtATATGTTTATAGTATATGCTTCGGGGTTCTATTGATAATGTCAATACAAATTTCGTTGACTCTGACAGCTTTTATTGTATCTCCAATGACGATCTGTCgcgagtttttttttcgtttgttttgttttattgcgAAAGTGAAGTGTGTTTTGCTAAAACTAGGGGGTCTGTAgctatatgcatatatataaaaaaagatgtGATGGTTTCACAGAATTCATTATCGCCTTTTTTCCATTTGTCTTATCATTTTGTTTCtatgtattttttaaattatcaaCGAGTCAGtttattttctttgatttttgtttttaaacaccAGAGCCGACGCTTTCTTTGGGACAAAGGAAAtagcagtttttttttcatttgtttctttACTTTCGTATTAGTCGTCATCATTGTCTAAACAATGCATTGTTGTTGGTAATGCATGCATTTGATTTGCCGATTAATTTGACATTGAGAGTGTGCAAAAGAACCGTATAACGTCaacggtggtggtggtggtaaaaATGGTCTAAATATATTATTTACTTTCGAATTTGCTCGAAAAGTCGTTGCTATACAGCAGACAATGCAATAAAacgatttgttatgactttgtacttgggaaattttacacaatatacGAGAACTTTCCAATGTTTGAGAGAgtaagagtgagagagagagagttaatAAGCGAATTCACCCTAAAGCAAAAAACTTATTCCTGGAGTCATTGATGCTCTCTTTttgaaaataaacttttatggaTGAAGCTAaacttaattttgtttattataagattttaaacaaaaaaaaataaactaaaaaccaaaattttcaagtttttatcTATTATCGGTAGATCAATTCGAACTTGCAAGTCGAATTATCTAGGAGTAGCATTAGAATAATATGCAAAAGCTCACATAATCCACTTATATGACATATAGAAGAAAGCCcacaaaacatatatttaagtCATGTGTATGGTTGGACTCAGACTATGAGTACTCCACCATTCTGAGCCGCTATTTGGGAAAAACGCCCAATATATACGTAATACATGCCTCCAATTCTTAACTTCTCTGCGCCAGACGTAAACATAATACCTTCGAGGGAAGAATGGGATGAGGGCGATTGAGTTTTCAAATTGTTCCAAGATGGTTGTATCATCATAGCACTTAAGTATCATAACGTAAACTGCTCCCAAAGCGCTGAGATTTACTGAAATCCAATGCAGTAGCCCATAGGAAATATGTGTTAAAGCTGCCCATCCAGGTGGCAGATGGATGCGGCAAATAGCTCCAGACTATAAGAAATAAGCATTCATAATCGAAAACCCATCttagtttttattttctcctataattttcaattaagaaaACGTTATACTAGTTGTTATTTTCATGACAAATGCATTCAATTATGGACTTTGAAATTAACAGTCACTTTGATTAGAACCGCTAGCCAAGCCAAAGCATATACAATACGAGTACTTGTATAACAGTTCTTTTTTAATGGTAAagcaataaatatttataattgaCCTTAGACCTTAAGGGTGTTCGATTTCTTTTCACATTGCCAGACATGTGTTAATTTAGCACCTGTAGACGTCATAAAGAATATTTTCATTACTTTAAGTGCCGATAACATTTTTACGGTTTACGACAATTAATGATATAcctattatattattattttattttcattttagtaAATGATGGACGAACTGCAGCAGTGCCACAATATCGTGGTTTGGGCAGTGCTTTTGCCACCATTTTTCGGCAAGAAGGTTTCCGTGGTCTCTACAAGGGTGTaacaccaaatgtttggggttcTGGCTCATCATGGGGTCTATATTTCATGTTGTAAGTATTCAAACATTTCttccaaataaaaacatttgctattctctatttgttgttgttgctttttttccTCATTCAGCTATAATACCATCAAGACATTTATCCAAGGCGGTAACGCTACTATGCCATTGGGACCTTCTATGCATATGTTGGCTGCTGCCCAATCGGGTGCTTTAACTTTAGTTCTGACAAATCCCATTTGGGTGGTTAAGACACGTCTATGTCTACAGTATGGTGAGGTTGATGGTAAATCTGCAGAGTATCGTGGTATGGTACATGCGCTGGCGCAAATCTACAAGGAGGAGGGCGTAAGAGGCTTATATAAggtaagtttaaaaaaaaacgcctTTAGTTGatgatttttaaataatttgcttttgttttgtttttgcaggGTTTTGTTCCTGGCATGCTGGGAGTTTCTCATGGTGCCATACAGTTCATGACATATGAAGAAATGAAAAATTGCTATAATGAATATCGAAAACTACCTATCGATACGAAGTTGGTAAgtagattttttaaataaaaaaaatagtagaATATAAATTTGTTAAGCTGAATTTCccaatttttgtgttttcaaaaatgaaaacaagaaaTGTTTGATATGTGTATGTCATTTCACAAGAGCAATTTCTTAATCTCAAGCAATGAAAAGATTTATATAAACACAATGACATTTTCTTGACCCACATATTTCGATTATCGAAATGCCAGACAGATTGTACCTACTTGCAAAGTCCACTGATAACCAAAAAGTTAAATACTTACATATTTTCTTCCCGTAAGACATGTCAACCAGATGTTCTGCCTGTTAacttttgagtttttttcttACCGATTTGCAGTTAAGGGACCCAGAGTAAAAATTCCTGCAGAAATGTTTGGCATACTGAAAAAATCATTAATAGTTTTTATCTGGCTCTAAGCCAAAGATTCTAATATCTAATACTCAGTTATACATATATTGCCAGCATTACTAAGCGGATAACCACTATTAAAAACTTATGTTATTTTTAAATGTCAGGTGAGCATGTACCCCCATGGTGACCTTGATGAAGGTTAgtaaactaaatttcccatgaacattccactaaggaacaggagatacttctctcatatcaatgagttcagtccgataaaagtttaagctcaatgataaagggcctccttttttatgtcgagtccgaacgatgtgctgcaagcgacaccacttggtagagaagtttcaaCAAACCAGGATATTAAGGGGATTAACCACCGCTGATTATGTTTCTGAATGTCACGTcgggcgttcggcgtcataggtggacatgcaaaTTTCTGCGCCACCATGACCTCCATGATGAAGATAAGTTGAGGTAATAGAGACAATCCATTACAAACCACGCTTGGATAATTTGTAGTCAATTACGATACCATATTGTCATCTTAAAAAGTATCTGGTAAGAATCGAACCCATGATTCATACACTAAACAACTAAGCACTCTAACTGGGCGATACACCCAAATATAGCACCTAAAAGGAATTAGGTGGTCTAAAGTACAAATTGCTATTAAATGTTTCCTGATGGCCTATGTGGATCAGACGCAGTGATGTATTGTAAAATTACTCTCGAACGATatgataaagggcctctttTTATGtcaagtccaaacggcgtgcttcaagcgacaccacttggaagTTTTAACAAGGCAGGTTACCTCACGAATGCACCCAacacattagtaaggggataatcaccgctgaaaatgtttctgatgttcacgtcgggatttgaactcaggcgttcggcgtcataggcggacatgctaatttcTGCGCCACTGCGGCCTCCATGATAAAGATTAGGACAATTTGCAGTCCATTACGATACCAAAGTAGAATCATTAAAATTATCTGGTAAGAATCGTACCCATGATCCACACATTGACCAACTAAGCACTCTAACTGGACGATGCACCCCAATCTAACACCTCCAAAAAGAAAGTAAGTGGTTTTAGGTACAAATTGAACAAGACGCAATCAGTGGTGTACTGTAAAATTAGTCTCGAACGTCGGTAGAAGAGATTATAGAGATTAGTATCTAGGCCGATAACCCACCATCAAAATTTACTATGTACGAGCGTTGTGGTCCAGTGTGCCAATCTTCATAAATCAAAAGCCAGCAAAGTTCTAATGCCCGGTGTTTTACCAATTTGAAGAATAGGGACTATAAGTATTCTCTCTCTTTTATTTATTAGGATTTTGATGTACTCTTAGCTATTGAAGaaaaaataatcataaaatGAGAAAAtccctatataattttttttctataaaatttctttttttatattaagtTTTGTTGCCTAGTGAGAATTTTGATAAGCTACAAGTTGATTGGTATTTCCTTGCCTCTTTCCTCTGTCACATGATAGACTTTTTCCTTAcgaattaatttattaattttacgGAACATTTTGTTGCCAAATCTTAAAATGTACAGCGGTAGGTAGTATGCAAGAAAAATTCGCACGGTTTATTTGGCCATATtccaaatatatacatacatatatatagggtATATGAATTTATATGCTGCATATACATTTCCACATGCATAGTATTCAAGTGGGGTGTGTTTTTCCTAATACCATTCAATTTTCTGTTTAGAAtagtaataaataaaatgaaaagaaaaacaaaaacaagaaagcCATCACCACTTTTGTGTGGATCAAGTTATTCATTCATACGTCGTATTTCCTCAAGGCGCGTGTTCCACCATCTTTCCCTTCTCCCATTGCATATCTCATTTCCATGGCATCTCTGTTGATGACACTATAGAAGTGCAATAAACTATTCCTACTGGCAAGTGTAATGATTCAATTGTACGTCGGCTAGAGTACCATATCAATACAAAAAGTGAATGTAGAAATGtgtgatgaagatgatgatgaacGTGCCGTACTATGCTGTTGTTTCCAACTCAAAgttcattatttattattttattgctgCCACGTGTCTTTCAATCTTTCGCTTTTCTTTGTAATGAGATAATATTCAAGTTGATGACATGGGAACTTTTTGCCTAGGCATTAGTAgtgttttgattaaaaaaatactAGCTTATtgacaaaacgaatattatATAGTGTGCAATTCTAAAGTTTAGATTGTAAATCTAGCTTTTGATGTGCAATTCCAGAGATTAGTGTGAGAAATGATGTGGTATTAATGGTTTCTAATGGCAACAAAGTGTATTTATgagcttttaaatttaaatttagctTATATTAGGTGTTTACAAGCCTCCGGTATATCAATGAAGTATGAGTTAGAAACTTATATTAAACTAATAAAATAAAGGGATAGGAATCCggatcagctatgcagaaaggccgaaaagATATTGGTGACGATATACGACTGGACTAGGCCTAGAGGCCTAAATATTAAGCCAGAGAAACTATTATTTAAGAAGTATTTACCCTTCTGTTTTACTTCCCCCAGTGTGGGGgcttaagttttttttataaaatgttaatttttgtatagACAGACAATAATATGTGTCGATGACAAGTCGCAGTCATGATTTTCAGATAAggctagtactgacttcgacttttcgccgAACAATATCAAAATGCAttataaaaaatggtgacgaaaaaATGGTGAAGTGGTACATGGGCCTGATTTTCGCACCCCAATTGACTTATAACGATCGAGTTTCGCATTTTTTGGACTATGGCATCAGTAATGGATTAAtgtattctaaaaattttttttgtagtaaaaactttttttaacatCCACCATTTGCTTTGTTTACCTTTAAGATGGCAAAATATGCTTTCTTCTCCAGAATCGTTAACTTTTTGACAAATTACGAACGTAAGCCATGATCCAATTTGTACTTACGGAATGGAATTAATCTTTGAACAAAAACCCTCGATGAAGGATGCGAGAATTGTGCCCCTGAGTTCTataagcaaaatagtagcgacatgtcgctgcgccaatacaaattacgcttcaattaattgccagtgtaattaaatgctcacgaaacgGACAATAATTAACTCTGCTTCAATGCTATTGTCTTTGTTGTTTGCTGTCATTTTGatgcgaatgaagtcagtactaggctataGAAGTGTCCTGGATTAGTTTTATTAAAGCCTGTAGATGGCAATTTAGGATTATTGTTGCCATTGCAGAGCAGTTCATGTCGGTTCAACACACTCCCCTCAATGCAAAACTAAAATATCATTGTTGACGTTATGTTATATATGTGTTATGTAGTTATATATGTGTGATGATCCTATTCCGCCAATATGACTCTTCTTTCGTTTTTAGCTTGTGAAGGTGTGTTTCACGCGATGAAACATtgacgataaaaaaaaaatgattcgtAGAATCCTGTCACGTAGTAACATTTTTGCCATCATCTCATTTTTGATCTCTTCACGTGAAGAAAATACGTACACAATGGCATATGTTGAGTTTCTAGCCGACAAACTTCAGCACCATGTTTAAATTGGCCCCAGTGTGGgggaaattaaaaagaaaataataaaactacATGGGTATGgtttcaattttaataaaatgtttatttttgaaTAAACAGGCGGATGCGACAAACAATGAGTGTCGATGACAAGTCGCTGTCATTACAATTGGATGGATGTGACTTGGCTTGGTTTCTGCTAAAACACGTAGATGGCGTTGTTCATATAGCAATATTGTTGACATTGTAGAGCAGTTTATGTCGCTTCAACACCAATGGtagatttattaccctttccttcgggGAATGCTAGATTTATTACCCGTTCTTGTGGGAAAGgacagttttattaccctttccttctGGTTTTATCACCATTTCCTTTTGGGAAATGTAGTTTTAAAACTGCTGGGTCTCTGTATGCTGCTCACTCTCCCTCTCTTTTGAAGATAGTAAACATTTCTCTTTATATATATGTTCTCTTTATTGTGAATGACTTCAAAGTTTTACTCTTGTTCTTCATTTTTAGACTCTCCTTTTATGTTTGCGAATGAAATcttattttaatacattttttttttatttttttaggctACATCGGAGTATTTAGCATTtgcggctatatcgaaattaatAGCAGCTGCCGCCACATATCCCTACCAAGTTGTGCGTGCCCGTCTTCAGGATCATCATCACAGTTATCGAGGAACTTGGGATTGCATCAAACAAACATGGAGGTACGAACGTATGCGTGGTTTTTATAAAGGCCTAGTGCCCTATTTAGTGCATGTCACTCCAAATATATGTATGGTTATGTTAATATGGGAGAAATTAACAAATTAAGACATATTTCCAACAGAGtagaatacatacatacatacgtgtAAGGTAACTGTAACCCATActacaaaaaaagaagaatctaaatttttttaaattttaatttagtctTATaagtttttttaggaaaaaaatcacaaaagctTGCAAAAAGAAcatgaaattataaaaaagaaataaggcAAGCCCGCCCTGctccttagaaaaaaaaaacaaaactacaaaatgacaaaatgctcgttgtgttatattttttgaataacttttgtatttcattaaaatgtaacCACAAAAAACACCCCCCTTAGAATTGATTTAATGGCAATTCGCTGATGTATTACTGTTAGTTTTATGCATAATTCGTATTCTTTATTTCTTTCTCTCTTTTTTGAATATTCTACATTAagttatctttaaaaaaaaaacaaaaattttgtaaaatatttagcTATTACTTTTTTCAATATTCCATGAAGAGGCGCCAAGCGCTTGAATATCTTtagatacttaatttttttctctgcTAGTTTGTAAGTTGTGTGGAGAGTTGTGTCCCAAGCAAAAGTCTCTACACTCATGTGTgaatattcattcattcaccaTAGACACATTTGTAatagaatttttattgaaatattacattTGCATCATTGAATATGAGAGAATGGGAAATTGTCAATTTAATGCAAAAATATGGAATCAAATTATTATTGACCCCGCTGCTGCATATGAACTCGTTGGGAAAAAGTATCCTAGCTCtacaagaaaaaaagaaaaacaaacataccCCATGTACAATTGAAACATCTATTTTTCAGTTTAAGGctcttaatttttgtaaaatttgaaatataactgaaaaagttgtttttgcttttttttaaattgctttTAAGGTTTTTAGTTGATAGTTTAGTTCAAAGATTAACttgattaatttatttataaagtaaaataaatttataaataataaaactcTAAATATGCCACCTAGCCATGTAAGCAGCACAatattataattaaaaaaaaaacttatttctaCTACGACTACTTTTTAAGAGCATTTGTTCTCTAAATATGGCTTATACCAGGATTTTCTTTACTTGACATTCTTTTTATATATCAcataaaatcaattaaaactCTTTTGGCAAAAAGATTTTGTTTTGtaagcaacaacaaacaaagaaatgaaTCGAAAATCCCAATGACAATGTATCACATACACAACACGAAAAGAGAATTATTAAAGTATAACACATCAAACCATCAAAAAAGCGACAAAGCAACTGTAACATATTTGCTGAAGATGAAGATGGTAAAATAATCCAATTTGTGTattactttttataggaaaatagaaaaacaaaaacagtttTGAACAGAAAAAAAGACAAAGTAAGTGCTGCATCCTTAATCTCAACCAAGTCAGTCGCCcgaaaaaattataacaatagAAGTCGTGcggttttttgtttaattttaagtttgcaaCGTTCGTCAATGGTGACAAGTTTCGAAatgttttcgatttttttttgcttctttaaAGGTGTTTATTGTATACGTTGTGgcctttcttctttcttttctgGCTGTCTTTTTGCTAAtggattttaattaattttttttggtattagATTTCCTTCCGTTCCTCTCCTACATCCTTCTCACAGTCCCCGTCTCCCCTtacttaaaaaacaacaaaatattagccagaaaataaaaaaaaagtaacaaagCAGTAAGGTAAGCTGTTGGTTCCAAACTTTTCTAATGTGCACACTTCACTTTTCTCTCTATATCTCATTGCAGTTTTGAAGGTTCGCGTGGCTTTTACAAAGGTTTGCAGGCAAATTTATGCCGAGTGGTTCCAGCTACCATGATCACATTCTTAGTGTATGAAAATGTTTCACATTTCCTTTTAAAACGTTCCAAAGAGAAGGGAAAGTTGGCTTCCTAAATCATCAGAGTGTTCTTGTATTTCACCCAAcccaaaaaaatatgtttttgtttaaCAGACCGACCCAGTCATCATCATCGTACCAATGA
The genomic region above belongs to Stomoxys calcitrans chromosome 5, idStoCalc2.1, whole genome shotgun sequence and contains:
- the LOC106090802 gene encoding mitochondrial folate transporter/carrier is translated as MSAINSAKPVANGANGKLKLSSHIKYEHLVAGISGGVTSTLILHPLDLIKIRFAVNDGRTAAVPQYRGLGSAFATIFRQEGFRGLYKGVTPNVWGSGSSWGLYFMFYNTIKTFIQGGNATMPLGPSMHMLAAAQSGALTLVLTNPIWVVKTRLCLQYGEVDGKSAEYRGMVHALAQIYKEEGVRGLYKGFVPGMLGVSHGAIQFMTYEEMKNCYNEYRKLPIDTKLATSEYLAFAAISKLIAAAATYPYQVVRARLQDHHHSYRGTWDCIKQTWSFEGSRGFYKGLQANLCRVVPATMITFLVYENVSHFLLKRSKEKGKLAS